The Candidatus Alcyoniella australis genome contains a region encoding:
- a CDS encoding prolyl oligopeptidase family serine peptidase has protein sequence MVIKPQPLVETINGYQVADPYRFLEDEQAAAAWIDSQNLRTTAYLESVATPGVAQRVSELYGIGYSVEPELAGGKLFYLKLETGDEQPKLYMRSDNIERVLLDPILIDATGKTALDWYYPSPGGSYLAYGLSKDGDENSTLYLLDTVSGETLADTIGHTRHCSIAWLSNQSGFYYTLYPDGTQYNRHVYFHELGSDPNQDRYIFGDDRAKTDWPDLRISEDDRYLLINVETGTTSNDAYILERSIGEIVPIVEGLDAQVWALEMLGSKILALTTLDAPNRRLVLIDPRDPDQAKWTDLIEQRDYPLEDLAIAGERIVALYLENAVSQMRVFNLQGIELGTIELPAPGSVSRLAVQRGSSELVFSYSSFLYPQSLFRADPMVELRAEPLVLTSTGGSFDPSNFVVRYVEYPSYDGTLVPMFIVHKRGIELNGDCPTILYGYGGFGISLGPYFSRTNLFWIERGGVYAVANIRGGGELGEVWHQAGMRERKFQVFEDFQYAMRYLIRQGYTNPERLAIRGGSNGGLLVGAMITRAPYLFGCAVGQVGLYDMVRYHRFPPGELWVPEYGSADEPGQTGYIWAYSPYHQVLPKVAYPPSLILTAESDTRVHWMHSAKFAAALQASGNARGPILFWLQRQAGHGQGMNWSDAAQQTIRSYYFVIEQIGDPATP, from the coding sequence ATGGTGATCAAGCCTCAGCCGCTGGTCGAGACCATCAACGGCTATCAGGTTGCGGACCCCTATCGGTTTTTAGAGGACGAGCAGGCGGCCGCAGCCTGGATCGACTCCCAGAACCTGCGCACAACAGCCTATTTGGAGTCGGTTGCAACGCCGGGCGTGGCCCAGCGCGTGAGCGAGCTTTACGGCATCGGCTACTCGGTCGAGCCGGAGTTGGCCGGCGGCAAGCTGTTCTACCTCAAGCTCGAGACAGGTGACGAGCAGCCCAAGCTCTACATGCGCAGTGACAACATTGAGCGCGTACTCCTCGATCCAATCTTGATCGACGCCACGGGCAAGACCGCGCTGGACTGGTACTATCCATCGCCCGGCGGCAGCTACCTGGCCTACGGCCTCTCCAAAGACGGTGACGAGAACAGCACGCTCTACCTGCTCGACACGGTCTCGGGAGAGACCTTGGCGGACACCATCGGCCACACGCGCCATTGCTCCATTGCCTGGCTCTCCAACCAGAGCGGCTTTTACTACACGCTCTACCCCGACGGCACCCAGTACAACCGCCACGTCTACTTTCACGAACTGGGCTCCGACCCGAATCAGGACCGCTACATATTCGGCGATGACCGCGCGAAAACCGACTGGCCGGACCTGCGGATCAGCGAGGACGACCGCTATCTGCTAATCAACGTCGAGACCGGCACAACCTCCAACGACGCCTACATACTGGAACGCTCCATTGGCGAGATCGTGCCGATCGTTGAGGGGCTCGACGCTCAGGTCTGGGCGCTGGAGATGCTGGGCTCCAAAATTCTGGCGCTGACGACACTCGACGCGCCCAACCGCCGGCTGGTGCTGATCGACCCGCGCGATCCGGATCAAGCCAAATGGACCGACCTGATAGAGCAGCGGGATTATCCGCTGGAAGATCTGGCGATCGCCGGCGAGCGGATCGTCGCGCTCTACCTGGAAAACGCGGTCTCGCAAATGCGGGTCTTCAATCTGCAGGGTATTGAGCTTGGAACCATCGAGCTGCCCGCGCCGGGCAGCGTCAGCAGACTGGCGGTCCAGCGCGGCTCATCGGAGCTGGTGTTCAGCTACTCGTCGTTTCTCTACCCGCAGAGCCTGTTCCGCGCCGACCCGATGGTCGAGCTACGCGCCGAACCGCTGGTGTTGACCTCAACCGGCGGCTCGTTCGATCCATCGAACTTTGTCGTACGCTACGTGGAGTACCCCTCCTACGACGGCACGTTGGTGCCGATGTTCATCGTTCACAAGCGAGGGATCGAACTTAACGGCGATTGCCCGACGATCCTCTACGGCTACGGCGGATTCGGCATTTCTCTTGGGCCGTACTTCTCGCGCACCAACCTGTTTTGGATCGAGCGCGGCGGCGTCTACGCCGTGGCCAACATCCGCGGCGGCGGCGAGCTGGGCGAGGTCTGGCACCAGGCTGGGATGCGCGAGCGCAAGTTCCAGGTCTTCGAGGACTTTCAGTACGCCATGCGCTACCTGATTCGCCAGGGCTACACCAATCCCGAACGGCTGGCGATCCGCGGCGGGTCCAACGGCGGCCTGCTGGTCGGTGCGATGATCACCCGCGCGCCGTACCTGTTCGGCTGCGCCGTGGGACAGGTCGGGCTCTACGACATGGTGCGCTACCATCGCTTCCCGCCCGGCGAGCTGTGGGTGCCCGAGTACGGCTCAGCCGACGAGCCGGGCCAGACCGGGTACATCTGGGCCTACTCGCCCTATCACCAAGTTCTGCCCAAAGTGGCCTATCCGCCCTCGTTGATCTTGACGGCGGAATCGGACACCCGCGTGCACTGGATGCACTCGGCCAAGTTCGCGGCAGCGTTGCAGGCCTCGGGCAATGCGCGCGGTCCGATCCTTTTCTGGCTCCAGCGCCAGGCCGGACACGGTCAGGGGATGAACTGGTCCGACGCGGCCCAACAGACCATCCGGTCGTACTACTTCGTTATCGAACAGATCGGCGACCCTGCGACTCCCTGA
- a CDS encoding integrin alpha has protein sequence MRAIRVSLAVLATILITFVATCRLDEQSIGDTAQNAGVLKRVDIGDGPGLQSADDRSLLILGSGLSANPDWSIESNQEYAHLGCSVSTAGDVNGDNYDDVIVGAYYYSNGQNHEGRAYVFHGSSDGLSLDADWIVEPNVAAVKLGFSVSSAGDVNGDGYDEVIIGAPFSSWGHEEEGRVYLYYGSAAGLSAQADWTYESDTEYAQLGNSVACAGDVNGDGYDDLIIGARNFNNGHKGEGAAFVFFGSADGLSAAPDWMAESNQLWASFGTSVSSAGDVNNDGYDDVIIGADEYFSGQVDEGRAYVFHGSEFGLSTVADWVIESDQTGAHLGNSVSSAGDVNGDGFDDVIIGAHRYDETREDEGRAYVYHGSSGGLLDEPDWTAESGQYSAGLGSSVSLAG, from the coding sequence ATGCGAGCCATACGAGTATCTCTGGCTGTTCTGGCAACGATCTTAATTACTTTTGTGGCGACTTGCCGCCTGGACGAACAATCGATCGGCGATACGGCACAAAACGCCGGGGTGCTGAAGCGAGTAGATATAGGGGATGGTCCCGGCCTGCAATCGGCTGATGATCGTTCGCTGCTGATACTTGGATCGGGTCTGTCCGCAAATCCGGATTGGAGCATCGAGTCCAACCAGGAATACGCCCATTTGGGCTGTAGTGTCTCAACGGCCGGCGACGTGAACGGGGATAATTACGACGATGTGATCGTCGGAGCCTACTACTATTCCAACGGTCAGAATCATGAGGGTCGAGCCTACGTGTTTCATGGTTCTTCCGACGGTTTATCGTTGGATGCCGATTGGATAGTTGAGCCAAATGTAGCGGCTGTTAAATTGGGTTTTAGCGTCTCATCGGCCGGAGATGTGAACGGCGACGGGTACGACGAAGTGATTATCGGAGCACCCTTTTCCAGCTGGGGACACGAGGAAGAGGGGCGCGTGTATCTGTATTACGGCTCAGCCGCCGGGCTGTCGGCCCAGGCTGATTGGACATACGAATCGGACACGGAATATGCGCAATTGGGCAACAGCGTGGCCTGCGCCGGAGATGTAAACGGCGATGGCTACGATGATCTGATCATCGGTGCGCGAAACTTTAATAATGGACACAAGGGCGAGGGCGCGGCGTTCGTTTTTTTCGGCAGTGCCGATGGCCTATCTGCGGCCCCTGATTGGATGGCGGAATCGAATCAACTTTGGGCGAGTTTCGGCACCAGCGTCTCGTCGGCCGGCGACGTGAACAACGACGGCTACGACGACGTGATCATCGGTGCGGACGAATATTTCAGCGGACAAGTGGACGAGGGCCGGGCATACGTTTTTCACGGCTCGGAATTCGGTCTATCCACTGTCGCGGACTGGGTGATTGAATCGGATCAAACCGGCGCTCATTTGGGCAACAGCGTTTCATCGGCCGGAGACGTCAACGGCGATGGTTTCGACGATGTGATCATCGGGGCGCATCGCTACGACGAGACCCGGGAGGATGAGGGGCGCGCCTACGTTTATCACGGATCCTCAGGGGGCCTGCTGGACGAGCCGGATTGGACGGCCGAATCAGGCCAATACAGCGCAGGCTTGGGATCGAGCGTTTCATTGGCAGG
- a CDS encoding class I SAM-dependent methyltransferase — protein MDRIPEDEIMDDWEQARAYAQADFSDANSLFVELLIDKFPLFQNGRVVDLGCGPADVLIRLCAALPAVRALGVDGSQAMIELAQRAVAKAELQDRIELICADALGLSELHGKLDAVLSNSLLHHLPDPIAFWRQCSNLARPQAPLLVMDLIRPQSPDAARQIVERCAAHDPEILQRDFYNSLLAAYTIDEVRGQLADAGLEHVEVAKVSDRHLAAWRVA, from the coding sequence ATGGATCGCATACCGGAAGACGAGATTATGGACGATTGGGAGCAGGCCCGGGCCTATGCCCAGGCTGACTTCAGCGACGCCAACAGCCTGTTTGTCGAACTGCTGATCGACAAATTCCCACTGTTCCAAAACGGACGGGTGGTTGACCTGGGCTGCGGTCCGGCCGATGTGCTGATCAGGCTTTGCGCGGCTCTGCCCGCAGTGCGCGCACTGGGTGTGGACGGCTCGCAGGCAATGATCGAGCTGGCGCAACGTGCGGTCGCAAAGGCAGAACTGCAAGATCGGATCGAGCTGATCTGCGCCGACGCACTGGGGCTGTCCGAGCTGCACGGTAAGCTCGACGCGGTGTTGAGCAACAGCCTGCTGCATCACCTGCCGGACCCGATTGCGTTCTGGCGTCAATGCTCCAACCTGGCGCGTCCCCAAGCGCCGCTGCTGGTAATGGACCTGATCCGTCCACAAAGTCCGGACGCGGCGCGACAGATCGTCGAGCGTTGCGCTGCGCACGACCCCGAGATTTTACAGCGCGATTTCTACAACTCGCTGCTGGCCGCCTACACTATCGACGAGGTGCGAGGTCAGCTCGCGGATGCGGGCCTGGAGCACGTCGAGGTCGCAAAAGTTAGCGACCGACACCTGGCCGCCTGGCGAGTGGCTTAG